The following proteins come from a genomic window of Anabas testudineus chromosome 3, fAnaTes1.2, whole genome shotgun sequence:
- the LOC113173943 gene encoding chymotrypsin B-like, with protein sequence MAFLWVVSCLAFISVAYGCGVPAIPPRVSGYARIVNGEEAVPHSWPWQVSLQQSNGFHFCGGSLINENWVVTAAHCNVMTYHRVVAGEHDKGAGSSENIQVLKPAKVFTHPGWNPSTINNDITLIKLATPATLGTNVSPVCLAGSSDNYPAGMTCVTSGWGLLRYNAPSTPNKLQQAALPLLSNQQCKNYWGSNISDVMICAGGAGATSCMGDSGGPLVCQNNSVWTLVGIVSWGSSSCSTSTPAVYARVTELRSWVDQILAAN encoded by the exons atggCCTTCCTCTGGGTCGTCTCCTGCCTCGCCTTCATCAGCGTCGCCTACG GCTGCGGCGTACCCGCTATCCCTCCTCGTGTGAGCGGCTATGCCCGTATCGTCAATGGTGAGGAGGCGGTGCCTCACTCCTGGCCCTGGCAGGTGTCTCTGCAG CAATCCAATGGTTTCCACTTCTGTGGAGGATCTCTGATCAATGAGAACTGGGTGGTGACTGCCGCTCATTGCAACGTCAT gACCTACCACCGTGTGGTTGCAGGGGAACACGATAAGGGTGCTGGCTCCAGTGAGAACATCCAGGTGCTGAAGCCTGCCAAG GTGTTCACCCACCCCGGGTGGAACCCCAGCACCATCAACAATGACATCACCCTTATCAAGCTGGCCACCCCCGCCACCCTGGGCACCAACGTGTCCCCAGTCTGCCTTGCCGGGTCCTCTGACAACTACCCCGCTGGCATGACCTGCGTCACCTCCGGTTGGGGTCTGCTTCGCTACAACG CTCCCAGTACTCCCAACAAGCTGCAACAGGCAGCCCTGCCATTGCTGTCCAACCAGCAGTGTAAGAACTACTGGGGCAGCAACATTTCTGATGTGATGATATGTGCTGGAGGAGCCGGAGCCACTTCCTGCATG GGCGACTCTGGCGGTCCTCTGGTCTGTCAGAACAACAGTGTCTGGACTCTGGTTGGTATCGTGTCCTGGGGAAGCAGCAGTTGCTCCACCTCCACTCCTGCCGTCTATGCCCGTGTCACCGAGCTACGCAGCTGGGTCGACCAGATCCTTGCTGCCAACTAG
- the galr1b gene encoding galanin receptor type 1b isoform X1, with translation MTLRGNDSSGWADLPDSNRSELAEGGGSGPEAVVVPAVFGLIFVVGVVGNSLVMVVIGKMRYSVGGGGGGGAGGGGGKRSGSPTNIFILNLSVADLSFLLFCVPFQATIYSLPEWVFGAFLCRFGHYFSTVSMLVSIFTLVAMSVDRYIAVVRSKKSPCVRSRRNALTGVCVIWTLSLVCSVPVAQHQVLTNHPKAPNSTFCWEDWSGASKRTYKVTILVIGYLLPLLLVSCCYIKVLFHLHKKMKNMSKKSERSKRKTAQTVLLVVTAFTICWMPHHIIAMWVEFGTFPLNDASFVFRIVSHCLSYGNSCVNPVLYAFLSENFRKACRQVFTCCSLYPPPPKGKVVRFRMENFSTTHSTTNI, from the exons ATGACGCTGCGGGGAAACGACTCCTCCGGCTGGGCTGACCTCCCGGACTCCAACCGCTCTGAGCTGGCGGAGGGCGGCGGATCCGGGCCAGAGGCGGTGGTCGTGCCGGCGGTGTTCGGGCTGATCTTCgtggtgggggtggtggggaACTCTCTGGTGATGGTAGTGATCGGGAAGATGAGGTACAGCGTCGGGGGGGGAGGCGGTGGGggagcagggggaggaggagggaagcgCTCCGGCAGCCCGACCAACATCTTCATCCTGAACCTGAGCGTGGCGGACCTCAGCTTCCTCCTGTTTTGCGTCCCTTTCCAAGCCACCATATACTCGCTTCCGGAGTGGGTATTCGGAGCCTTCCTCTGCAGGTTCGGACACTACTTCTCCACCGTCAGCATGCTCGTCAGCATCTTCACCCTCGTCGCCATGTCCGTGGACCGGTACATCGCCGTGGTGCGCTCCAAGAAGTCTCCGTGCGTCCGAAGCCGGAGGAACGCGTTGACAGGAGTGTGCGTCATCTGGACGCTGTCTCTGGTGTGTTCGGTCCCGGTGGCCCAGCACCAGGTGCTTACCAACCACCCCAAAGCCCCTAACAGCACCTTCTGCTGGGAAGACTGGTCCGGAGCCTCCAAGCGCACCTACAAGGTGACGATCCTGGTGATCGGATacctgctgccgctgctgctcgTCAGCTGCTGCTACATCAAG gttttgtttcaccttcataaaaagatgaagaacATGTCCAAGAAGTCGGAGCGCTCCAAGAGAAAG acGGCTCAGACGGTCCTTCTGGTCGTCACCGCCTTCACCATCTGCTGGATGCCCCACCACATCATCGCCATGTGGGTGGAGTTCGGCACCTTCCCCCTGAATGACGCCTCCTTTGTCTTTCGTATCGTCTCTCACTGCCTGTCTTACGGAAACTCTTGTGTTAACCCAGTCCTCTATGCCTTCCTGTCGGAGAACTTCCGGAAAGCCTGTCGCCAGGTCTTCACCTGCTGCTCCCTGTACCCACCTCCACCCAAGGGAAAGGTGGTTCGTTTCCGCATGGAGAACTTCTCCACCACACACTCCACCACCAATATATGA
- the galr1b gene encoding galanin receptor type 1b isoform X2, whose protein sequence is MTLRGNDSSGWADLPDSNRSELAEGGGSGPEAVVVPAVFGLIFVVGVVGNSLVMVVIGKMRYSVGGGGGGGAGGGGGKRSGSPTNIFILNLSVADLSFLLFCVPFQATIYSLPEWVFGAFLCRFGHYFSTVSMLVSIFTLVAMSVDRYIAVVRSKKSPCVRSRRNALTGVCVIWTLSLVCSVPVAQHQVLTNHPKAPNSTFCWEDWSGASKRTYKVTILVIGYLLPLLLVSCCYIKTAQTVLLVVTAFTICWMPHHIIAMWVEFGTFPLNDASFVFRIVSHCLSYGNSCVNPVLYAFLSENFRKACRQVFTCCSLYPPPPKGKVVRFRMENFSTTHSTTNI, encoded by the exons ATGACGCTGCGGGGAAACGACTCCTCCGGCTGGGCTGACCTCCCGGACTCCAACCGCTCTGAGCTGGCGGAGGGCGGCGGATCCGGGCCAGAGGCGGTGGTCGTGCCGGCGGTGTTCGGGCTGATCTTCgtggtgggggtggtggggaACTCTCTGGTGATGGTAGTGATCGGGAAGATGAGGTACAGCGTCGGGGGGGGAGGCGGTGGGggagcagggggaggaggagggaagcgCTCCGGCAGCCCGACCAACATCTTCATCCTGAACCTGAGCGTGGCGGACCTCAGCTTCCTCCTGTTTTGCGTCCCTTTCCAAGCCACCATATACTCGCTTCCGGAGTGGGTATTCGGAGCCTTCCTCTGCAGGTTCGGACACTACTTCTCCACCGTCAGCATGCTCGTCAGCATCTTCACCCTCGTCGCCATGTCCGTGGACCGGTACATCGCCGTGGTGCGCTCCAAGAAGTCTCCGTGCGTCCGAAGCCGGAGGAACGCGTTGACAGGAGTGTGCGTCATCTGGACGCTGTCTCTGGTGTGTTCGGTCCCGGTGGCCCAGCACCAGGTGCTTACCAACCACCCCAAAGCCCCTAACAGCACCTTCTGCTGGGAAGACTGGTCCGGAGCCTCCAAGCGCACCTACAAGGTGACGATCCTGGTGATCGGATacctgctgccgctgctgctcgTCAGCTGCTGCTACATCAAG acGGCTCAGACGGTCCTTCTGGTCGTCACCGCCTTCACCATCTGCTGGATGCCCCACCACATCATCGCCATGTGGGTGGAGTTCGGCACCTTCCCCCTGAATGACGCCTCCTTTGTCTTTCGTATCGTCTCTCACTGCCTGTCTTACGGAAACTCTTGTGTTAACCCAGTCCTCTATGCCTTCCTGTCGGAGAACTTCCGGAAAGCCTGTCGCCAGGTCTTCACCTGCTGCTCCCTGTACCCACCTCCACCCAAGGGAAAGGTGGTTCGTTTCCGCATGGAGAACTTCTCCACCACACACTCCACCACCAATATATGA